TACTGTCTGTATTCAGTTATGACAAGGATCAAAACATACACAAAGTGCTGCAGGTAGCTTCTTATCAACGACTGAATCCAACGACACTGACAGTACATTTATTGTCTACTGTTTTGTGAAAGTGGAAATAAACTGATGATGTTACACAATGAACAAGAAACAACTAAAAGAGCACCTCCTGAGCTACAGTTTTATTTAACAACTTATATCATGTTAGCTTGACTAAATGAGTGTATTACAATGCTGTAGCTTATAGTCTTTTAACACTCAGCCTTTATGTACAAGGCACAGCTATCATCTCTTCTACTTACCTATGCTAGTGGGGAAGATCTCCTCATTGTTGATCTGCACCTCAATCCAGTCCATGAGGAGATTCATGTACTGTGGGGCTGGCAGAGCAGTGGGCTTCTTGTACTTCAGGTCGTCCTGCCACCGGTACTCATACCTGGGCCCGCCTGACATGATGGGGCAACTCTTCTCTGTGCAGAACTCGCAGATGGTCCCATAGATCAGGTTGATGCGGTTAAAGAAGTCCACCACGTGCACAGCTACCCAGTCGTTGAGGTCCTCCCCATGGGGCAGCTGAACAGCCGCCTTGATGTCCACCCCCGAGTTGAGTGAGGCCTGAGCCTTCTTGTGCAGCTCGAAACGCTGTGTGCCCGGTTCAAACTTGCGTTTGGGCCGGAAAGTCTTGTCCTTGTTGAAGACTTGCTTCAGAGTAATCGACATGGCAAAGGGGtgtgttgtggtggtggtggtggggggggtgggggtgggggaggacaCCCCCTGCTCCTGACCTTATGGGCCTCTGTCTAAGCTTTCCCAATTTCCCTTTTTCCTCACAAAAGGACTCCttaaaacaatatacagaaaGGGGTTTGCCAGTGGGTGGAAAGGTCTTTACTGGCAACTTTTCAAGACATCCTCTTCTTTCCTGTAAAAATCAAGTTAATCCATAAACATTAACAGTACATGACTGGCAGATCTGTAGAAGTTTACATGTATACTGTGGCTGAATTTGGAGAACagtacaggttttatttacattccCAGATTGGAAATGGGTGTAAAAACACATCTGATTAGGCGCttcctttattttctttaacaaatgCAGTCTGTCATGCACTGAAACCACAAACCTGCGAGTATCTGTACATTGTTTGGTTGCGTACGCACACAGCATTAACGTGTAGCTATGTAGCTCAGAAAATAAGATAGCTGAGCAAGCAATACCAAAAAAATTGTGAGTGagctctgctgctcgccttgtcttttcccttcctcgtttctcccgcACTACACTGCTGCTCCGCTCCCTCCACTGACTCCCTCTCGCTGCTCGCATGTATTTCAAACCTCTTGTATTTGCCTatcactgtcttgacctttctgctccctccacCAGCACCAGACTAGCTGTACCCTCCTCTGCTCCCCTGCTTCCACAGCCTGCTCCTtttccacccttgcccctcagtggtgcaacaacctacccacggatatcaggactgctcagtcccagACCACCTTCTGACggctcctcaagacacatctgttcggACAGCATATGTAAACCCTCACAACTCTGGACTATGTGGCACCCAATTGTTCCagcacttgcatcagcttgtacttgcactgaactccTCCATACCTTGCTATATTccactactgctcttaattataaataCGTCCTGTATCTTGATTGTACTCATAAATatccgtattcatgttttttgtaattaatcttattttaaattgttctcaTCCACTTATTGTACTTACTACCTGCTTCTAACAGACTTTaatcatataagcaaatatttttactataagttaactgctcttggtcaaactcgctcttaaatgtaattatttacagtattctttattttgctcttatttgaattagATCTtatttttctactgattttacagtaccttataactgctcttatctgtaatgtgatattttgtaatgtgatactgagtacagtgatattttgtaacaattgtacgttgccctggataagggtgtctgctaagaaataaataataataataataataataataataataataataataataataataatacatgttaccCCCCTTGTAAACGAGCttaatttaaatttgtgtttctCATCATGTCAAACTCTCCTGCAACCTTTACCTTGAATtgcgcttttttaaaaaaagtttggaGCTGCAACAATTTTAAATGACACATAATACGTGTTATGTTTGGCAGGGCCTGAACTTCTGAGACTACCTAATTCTGAACAGAACCGTCATTATCTTACCGCTAGATTCTCACTAATCTTACAATCTTGGATCTCCCAGTAACCGCTGCTTCCCCAAATGCAATTAAACTAATATGTTTAAAGTTTGAGCATTTCTGTGTTTTGTCCCAGAGTTTTCAGTTTTGAATCTCATCACCATTCACCCTGGAACTGTTGTTTCACTACTGTGGTTTCAGCTGTTCCTACAGCCTGCTAACCTGGGCTTTTTGCCTGAGCAGCTGGAACTAACTTTATTAAATTGATTCATTGATTGACCAGTTCTTACATGACTGGAGTGGAGGGAACCAGGGAGATGATCTTCCCTCAAGGATAGACGTTTTAATCCATTCCatgccagacaaaaaaaaaaaaaaaaaatccattaaatgTGACATGGTCACTCACTTACCTATACATATTGTAATAATGTTTTGTGTGAATTTGCAGCTGTTGTTTTAAAAGCCTTTGACTTTTAAAAGCTTCTGACTAGCTGCCCAGTCACAGTTCGTAAAGACTACTGTACAAGATAAAATACTTACAAGAAGAGAATAATGCTAGCTGGTAGTCTATTTGACCTCCCTGATGCATTAGAAGCAAAATTGAAAGTACAACATAAAATTAGGTTTGTTATGACTGTGTTGAAAGTTTCGTCAGTCATGCATGCACATGAGCTAAGGTTTTCCAAAAACCATCAGGATTACTATATTCTGAGCGCGTTACCACACTGACTGATTTCCATTACTAAGCCCAGTACTTCCTGAAAGCTCCCAAATGACTGCATCCCTCATAAAGACAAACAATAGGGCCAGGTGTTATCATTCAACCTGCTGGGTATCCTTCCACAACTCCCTGCTGTAATTCCCTTTGATTCTGCCCTATACTCATACGAAAAACCTCAGACTTTATGAGGAGCAGGTGTGGACAGCTGTGGCTTGTGTCAATAAATCCAGCTAAAAAAATAGCAGCCAGCCTGGCGGTGCACAGCTCActcactataaataaatacaacaattcACTGAACTGAACTGCACTTCTTCATTGGAGGACATTTTCCCTTTGCTTATCAGCTACATTTTAGAACCAACGTAAACATCCATTTCCATTCCCATAATACTCAGTTCCAGCTGTTATGTAAGGATATGAGGCTTCTGATCCTGTAGTCACACTACAGTACCTAAATAACATGCAATCAACAAGCCTTGATCAACATGTGTTATGAAGTGTGAGCAgtattctttcaaaattgaatGAATACTTTAATTTTGAGCTGGAAAACTCAAGATGCATTCATACTAGTGTACAATAGTCTTGGGACTTAAATAAACCTGATACAGTATATTAAGGAAAGCAGTGAAACAATCTTCTGCATGGCATCTTTTTGATACAGTCAAAGTTAATGAGGAACAGTCTCAGAAAGTATGGCCTTTTCTAGACTTCACTGCAGACTTGCACCCCTGAAGGAATTTAAAAAAGGTTATCGCAAATGGTGCTATGATTTAACACCTTTCCCACTGCTCCCAGAAGAGActcatttgttttgttcaacagAAGAGACAATACATCTCTTGGTCATTAATAGTGTGGACACTAGAGGGGCCAGTACCAGTACCTGACAGTCTATAgtcataaaaaaatattctgtaaatCTAAGGgagttcaattattttgtttattgttaatgttttcttttttattccaaCATGTTATTGTGATGGGTTAATAAGTCCTGCTCCCCTCAGATCTGAGAAGTCTACATTTGTGCAGCTATGTACAGATGTTGCGATAGGGTATTTGAAATCACTTGGGTCCTTtaagccgaatggcctcctctcgttcagaAATGTTCTTAAATCACTTGTAATGTTAGTCTACTTGTTTCTGATCTCTGACCTGCTAAAACATAGTTTAGTTTAGCTTAGATAACAAGCAGCAGTGACCATGAAGGAATGCATCATTTTCAATAACTCGAAACACtgggatctattttaatgatttataccatgtcagatctaaataccaccacccttaaactctatattaatcctgctggaGTGATTTATGGAACTACTTGTTAATCAATGTGACATACACTAAAAAGACAGTGAAATGAGGTTTGTCAATTTAATGATACTAAGGTCagccgctgtttagatcattaaaatactgtAGACCACATTGTGTTTTGACGCTGTTGCATTTTCTAGTGTTTGTATGCAAATGCTAAATTCCTTTACTGTCTTCAACAATGGTTGAACTTTGATCTGTGCCATATCTTCCAGCTCCATTTTGGAACAGCaatcatatttttgtttgttcattttgttagTTTGTGTTTACCAGTTAAAATCCAGTTACTGTACCACGAAACACATTTCCTGCTGAAATGGATATTTTTGTATTCTATTTCCCAAGCAGTTATCTCTGATTGTAGACTTTTTTGGAATCCAACAGTGCAAGAGTTGTCATGTGACCACCATGTGAGAGCACAGTAAATCCATGTCAGAAAACACAGTAATCCAGTTAGTTCTCCTTGTTCCCTTTTCCTGCCAGTTAGAACTATACTGTAGTTACATCAACAGAGAAACAGATGTTTTTGTGGAAAAAAAGCATCCCTGCTAccatggtttgtaaacatgaagtaaaatggaatgtgaaacagATTGTATCATTgataaaacaatgtggcactaaaactttattgagagaatcatacaATACACATGTGAACCAACTACTATAAAGTGGCTTTGTCAAAAATGCATATACCTGTTGTTTCTATCATTAATTAGACCAGAGTTtaaagcaatgcagcagtgaaAAGCTAGTTCACTGGAAATGGAATTAAAGAATACCATTTAAATCAGTAAGTGTACTGCCTGTGTAACTTCAAAATGAGAGGACCTCCACATGGCAGTCATATTATGTCAGGGGTCAGTTTCATGGTTTATATAACACTGCAAATATGGCAGTTTCTGTAATACAAAACACCTGTGTAGGGAATATGAAGGCAATATCTCAGTTTTTGGTCTTTATCACTCAAAAACCAGCCAAATGACCCCAATGTGGCAACCATCTTAAGTCACGGGTTAAAGTGAAGGGAGTTGTTAGAGCTTTCACAGCTATTAAAATATGAAGTTGctcaaatggtttatgagatattagcagtagtCGGTGGAAATGACTGACACAGGTTGACAAATTCCTACAGGCTGCCCTTACAGAGATTCGTAACTACGTTTACTTTGAATATTGTTGAGCCGCTTCTATTGGCAGGCCTGCCATCTTAGGAATACACAACATTCCTACACTATGTTGAAACTATGttttgtgtagaaaaaaaataaacagtaaatgtttaaataatatttaatttcttaatatCCTCTTATGTGTTCCTCCATCATACTGTTTCTAAGTATATACCAAGGCTCActaactaatgttttttttttttttttttttttgcttgaccATACCTGTCCCAAGCCAAAGTAAAGTCAAATGTGTGagaattaaaaattaaaccacAGTTTTAAACAAgaggtgctgggggtgcggcagttttgatcaatggctttcagcacccccactttaaaaaattTTCCAGTGCTACTGCTTTTAGGAATTCTAATACTGCTGAAAATGCAAAGAAGCTTTTATAGTAATTTGCTCTTTATTTTTGGTTATGGATTTAGTCTTTAATCTTTAATTACATACTTTAATCATGTatgtgaaaatgaatgaaaagtgTGACATTAATTACGTTTTCTCTTAGAATTTTAACACACAgacactgtgtaatatatatatatatatatatatatatatatatatatatatatatatatatatatatatatatatatatatatatacacacacacacacacacacacacacacacacacacatacatatacatatacatacagtgccttgcaaaagtattcagacccctgaccaattctctcatattaccgaattacaaatggtacattgaaattttgttctgtttgatattttatttttaaacactgaaactcagaatcaattattgtaaggtgacaatggttttatgttgggaaatatttttaagaaaaataaaaaactgaaatatgttgcttgcataagtattcaacccttgtgctaTGGAAgatcccagtttgcaccgatgaaagaaattgccctaacaattaccacacaattaccttaccattggcaaccacctgtgaaccattaaagttcctgtcacattttctggataaaaaccccactgttgaaggatcattggtaaggctgtgaatctgaaggcaaatgaagacgaaagagcattctacaggAGTTAGAGATAAaggaatacaaatgcatagattagggaaaggggacaaaataatatccaagtgtttggatatcacTGTGAGCACAACTGGATCaaaaatcaggaagtggaagctgcatcacaccacccaggcactgctaagaaaaggccgtccctcaaaactcagcactcaaacgagaaggagacttgtgagagaagccacagagaggccaacaatcactttgaaggagctacagaattcagtggctgggagtggaataatggtgcaccagtcaaccatatcaagagctctgcataacactggcctgtatgggagggtggcaagaaagaagccgttactcaaaaagtaccatctgaaagcacgtctggagtttgccagaaagcatgagtgacccagctgctacgtgggaaaaggttttgtggtcagatgagaccaagatagagcattttggccaaaactcaaagcgatatgtgtggtgcaaacctaacactgcccatgcctcaagacacaccatccctacagtgaagtatggtggtggcagcatcatgctgtggggatgcttctcatcagcagggactgggcatcttattacaattcaaggaagaatggatggagcaaaatacaggaaaatactgcaagagaatctgcttcagtccgctaaaaaaatgaaacttgggaggaaattcacctttcagcaggacaatgatcccaagcacaatgccaaagcaacattagagtggctcaataacaaaaaggtgaatgtcctacagcggcccagtcaaagtcctgatctcaatgccattgagaatctgtggcactatttaaagattgtggtccacaagcgtcgtccaaccaacctgaacaacctggagcaaatctgccaagaagaatggcccaaaatcactccaacactgtgtgcaaagctggtacatacttaccccaaaaggcttaaagctattattgcagcgaaaggtggctctaccaaatattaatgtgtgggggttgaatatttcgtttttttatttttcttaaaaatatttccccacgtaaaaccaatgtcaccttacaataattgattttgagtttaagtgttttaaaataaaatatcgaacagaacgaaatttcaatgtaccatttgtaattcagtaatatgagagaattggtcaggggtctgaatacttttgcaaggcactgtatttatatatatatatatatatatatatatatatatatatatatatatatatatatatacacacacaccacacacacacacacacacacacagtgcctatagtaagtctacaccccctttcaaaatgttcaccttttattgccttatagcctggaattaaaatgcatttgtacaaaattaataaaaaattaaaacttaaatagctttgttggataagtgtccaccctcttgtaaattaattagttcatgtgtaaccaatcgccttcaaaatcacacaccaagttaagtggcctccacctgtgttaaattatagtgattcacacgatttcaggataaattcagcagttcctgtaagctccctctgctgcacttcaaagcaaagactcaatcatgagcaccaaggtgctttaaaaaaaattgttgaaaggcacagatcaggggatgggtataaaaaaaatatcaaaggccttgaatatctcttagagcacagtcaagacgattattaagaagtggaaggtgtatggcaccaccaagaccctgcctgctgtccctccaaattggaCCAAGCAAGATGGAGACTGATctgagaggctaccaagaggccaatggcaactttgcaagagctacaggcttttatggccaacactggtcaaagtgtgcatatgacaacaatatcccaagcacttcacaaatctggcctgtatggtagggtggcaagaaggaagccattactcgagaaagcccaccttgaatcctatttgaagtacgcaacaaaacactcaggagattctgtagccatatggcaaaaagttttgtggtctgacaaaactaaactttttggcctaaatgcaaagcgttatttttggcgcaaacccaacacagcacatcacccaaagaacaccatccctactgtgaagcatggtggtggcagcatcatgttatggggatgtttctcatcggcaggaactggtcacttgtcaggatagaagggaaaatgaatggagcaaagtacagagaagtccttgaggaaaacctgctgccctctgcaagaaagctgaaactgggacagaagttcacctttcagcatgacaaagacccaaagcacacagccaaagctacactgcagtgcctatgaaacaaaaaggtaaatgtccttgagtggcccagtcagagccccaacctaaatacaatcgaaaatttgtggcattacttgaagattgctgtccatcaacgctccccaaggaacttgacagagtttgaacagttttgtaaagacgaacggtcaaatattgccaaatctaggtgtgcaaagttgggagagacttatcccaacagactcacagctgtaattgctgccaaaggtgcttccaccaagtattaactcaggggggtggagacttatccaattatggtctttcagttttttgtatttttaacatataatttttttcttaataaaaacttttttccccttaacagtgtggagtatggtgtgtaggtaagtggaaaaacaccctcatttaaatgcatgaaactctgagacactgaaacaacaaaatgtgaaaaaagttcaatggggtgtagactttctataggcgctgtATAAACACACTCACAACACACAAGCACTAGCAACCATttacacaaaatgtttaatttattacatgTAGATTTACTGTCTAAATACTTGTACATTTTATATGAAACttcttaaaaacataaacatggTCATGTTTACCTTACTTGACTACAGTATCCCTAAATGATTAATAACCATAGAAAGCATTAATGGGCCCATCACATTTTTCCTGTGTTGCACCATTGGTTTGACACTCATAGGGGATACCTGTGTAAATCATAGAACTTTTACAGTAATATGCCTCAGGCTAAGCTATATTATGTAATCCAAACAAAATGATATATCCCATGTGACTCTAGTGGTGCTATGATAAAGTCACAATGTCTGCAGCATATGGAATAACATTTCATAACAAATGTCTTTTAGCAGGGTCATCAATTGTACTATGGGTTGACCTCAACATGTTTCTCACACAGTTTAATAAGGGGTTTGAGAAACATAGCTTACATATAAACACCCCTAGCAGTGGTTAAACATTACAATCTCAATGACTTGttaaagcattattttatttgttttgtcttttcctCTGAGGATAATAATGGGTTACATTTCTTAGGCAAGAGAATCCCACATTTGTTTATATTGCATTGGAAGGTATCTTGTGATGATGACATCATCACACCAAGTCATCAATTAGCAGAACCATATTTTTGGTTTGTAAAAAAATTATCTTGAAACCAGACACCCTTCAAAATAACCTTAAATGGTGTTTATTTAGCTGTCCtatattttgcatatatctgttttatatactgtatctattgaGCTGTTTATAATGGTATTTTACCCCATAGATTTGGAAAGTCCTTTTTACAGTCTactggacagaaaaaaaataagccatAATAACAGAATACAAAGATAAAACAGAGTTCAAAATTGATCCAGTCTGTATTTCATTATGGAATGGTCTGGTGTGCTGTAACCTTATTCAAGAAGTTTAACTGACACTGGTATTATCtacattagaaaatggatcagagatttcctttaacctgattggtcaatatgaggtgcCTAATATCTGGTAATGGACCTCAAATGTTATCGTTCAAACTATATTTAATCTGTGTTCCAAGTTAATCTGCTGGAAAACACGTGAATACAGTATTCACTGATGCATTTGACCTTTTCTGCTGATGAAAGGAAATCTCCGTTCTGGTACACAACCTttaaatgttgtctgtcaatgcaGACGAAGTCTGCTTCCTTGTTCTCCCTTTAcatttaatctgtttatttaaatgtagtataTTTAATAATCTTCTGTGCTAAAAAGCTGATTTTATTCTATCATTTTATTCGACAGGTTTCATTAATAGCTTGTGGTAAGGATAGGGTCACAGACCCagctgttactggcaggaatGAGAGACTCAGACAGAAAATGCGTtgtttgtgtatgtttatttacacaagtaaaagaaggcacaagggccaaaataaacaatttaaaacaaaacagtcttgCAGGCTGGGTAGTCAACATTACTGCAATTTTCAAACCCATCATACATCCACTCACCTAAACTCCCctctcccaaacaaaggatttcacCTCCCTTATATATGTGTGACCATTTTCCAGTTAGCACTCAATTGtctaattagggaatggccacacctgtgattgttggcagagaCAGAtttaacaccatccctgccaaacttagcCCTATTTACAAACTGAACAGCTGCATAAATTCCACTGCACAATATTATTGCAGTAATTATAGAAAAATGGCAAGATTTACAATGTTTGCTACATCTATAATAAACTACAGAATTGCAAAAGCTTCAGCTTGCAATTCaaatatacagtcaaacctgtattaagagaccactcaagggacagtctaatagtggtCTCTTAACACAGGTTGTCTCTTAAAAGAGGACCCATAACTTgtgaattttctatttgtctgacatgctttcctataattatgtatgtcttacatacactgtaaatgCCAGAAAATGTTacatgaacaaaaggaagtatgtcatttaataacattcatttagataatgcatttacaaaataaattattttgtgaaagtaatgaatgcttgtcTGTCTCAAGtcatgcaaaatgttttaaatcctttgcaaatttcaatgcctgtgtctgcctttcaggtacgTGTTGATTCACTGCATCCTGAAGCCAAGGCCAGCATAAGCATTCGATCTTTTTCCGATTGCGGCGCATTGTTTTCATACTCTtaagtatggcttgaatttttcGGTGTTCATTTTTACCTTTTAACGGTTTGCATTTTAAGTCTTAAGCCGCTACATCCTAATTAtaagaacattctgttaaattaacaGGAAGGAACAACATAACATGAAACTGACACTCTAGAAGCTACCCAGCTCCCAGGCAAGTGCGAgaacgaaatgcaagttaaagtagcatctcGGGGGAAGTGATTAATATCACTGCTTGCTGTTGTGTTtgaataatgaagaaggtgaaacagaatcagcaagtcaatcaggacatcaaggtaaaaagaacCGACTCAAAAAAAggtcacgtgaacaaaaataaaactctaaaacttcaagccctagttctttccatttcaaaatgctgtatctgcatTTTTCTAGTGCTGAATTtctcagcagtttttctggcacttagtgtctttacaagtttaataactttaattctgtcatctagggaggaccttttgtGGTCGCGTTAGACAGGTGGTtgcttaatacagttaaataaaagcacaaatatcattgggaggaatttaaagttgtcacttagaccaggtggtcgCTAAATCAAGGTGAtcgcatgagcaggtttgactatttttaaaaacagtagaaGAATATCACATCTGTCTAATCATTgcacagaaataaaacataaatctgcctttaactatataaaaacattacGTATAGCAGGGCTCTAAATTGGCAAAGACAGGGCAAGGCCCAAATGGCCTTCAATTCAATACATTtgtagagggcaccaaggccactaaacttaaTTCAAGGTCAAAGTGTAGCAGGTTGGGcaattttgcttaggattcatgTATAAAGCTAAATATTGGCCActgaaagaaacaacacagtttaacttaataacaactttttatttgttcagaAAACATTGGTTTTTGGTAAAGCTGcctacatttttaattgtaagaACTGTCCTGTGTGGCTACTGGCCCAAggcaggttttttattttatttaaaaaaaaaaaaattatattatacagCTTCTGTGCCAATTGTGTTTCAATTAAAAGATAAGTCAAATTAATTCTAACAGCAGGGACTTTAAAGTCGGATTCACAAAGA
The sequence above is a segment of the Polyodon spathula isolate WHYD16114869_AA chromosome 2, ASM1765450v1, whole genome shotgun sequence genome. Coding sequences within it:
- the LOC121303558 gene encoding MOB kinase activator 3B isoform X2, which translates into the protein MSITLKQVFNKDKTFRPKRKFEPGTQRFELHKKAQASLNSGVDIKAAVQLPHGEDLNDWVAVHVVDFFNRINLIYGTICEFCTEKSCPIMSGGPRYEYRWQDDLKYKKPTALPAPQYMNLLMDWIEVQINNEEIFPTSIERDDIEDVSLKTCLRE
- the LOC121303558 gene encoding MOB kinase activator 3B isoform X1 is translated as MSITLKQVFNKDKTFRPKRKFEPGTQRFELHKKAQASLNSGVDIKAAVQLPHGEDLNDWVAVHVVDFFNRINLIYGTICEFCTEKSCPIMSGGPRYEYRWQDDLKYKKPTALPAPQYMNLLMDWIEVQINNEEIFPTSIGIPFPKNFIQICKKIVCRLFRVFVHVYIHHFDRIIVMGAEAHVNTCYKHFYYFGTELNLIDRKELEPLKEMTLRMCH